In Pseudosulfitobacter pseudonitzschiae, the sequence GGCCAATGGGCAGTTGTTTCTTGGCCAGTGCGTAAAATCCCCAGCTGACCGTGATGGCGATGGCAGCCCAAGGCACCGACCCCAACGTCGCGGCCAGAACGACAACCGCGCACAGGGCCAGCCCCACAGCGGCCAGTTGCAACCTGTCCAGTTTTTCACCCAGCAGCAAAGCGCCCAGCGCCACGCTGAACAGCGGGTTGATGTAATACCCCAGTGCCGCATCCAGCGCGCGATTCTCGGCGATGGCCCAGACGTAGATACCCCAGTTGATTGTAATCAGCCCCGCCGTCACACAGCCCATTGCCAACGTGCGCGGGCTGCGCAGTGCCGTGCGCAAATCACGGGTGCGGCCCAGCGCAATCAGCAATGCGCCCGCGATCGGCACCGCCCAGATGATCCGGTGCGCCACCACCTCGGCGGCGGGGATGTGGCTGACGGCCTTCAGGTACAACGGCAGAAACCCCCACAGGATATAGGCGCCAAGCGCAAAGCCCAAACCCTGCGGTGTGTCGCCACTGGGGGCCTGTACGTTCGGGGCGGGGGGTGTGCGCATCGGGTCTGTCCTGCTGGTTCGCCCGCTGCCTAGCACCCGCAATCGGGGTGCGCCAGAGGCTCAGACCTTGGTGCGCGCGCCTGTCGGATCATAGAACGGTTTCAGCGACACCTCGGCCGCGTAACGACGACCCGCCACATCGACCTCGTAGGACGAGCCCAGCACCTCGGCCACGCTTTGCCCCGCGCAGGGGACATAGCCCATGCCCATCGCCACGCCAAAGTGGTGACCATACGCCCCCGAACTGAGATGGCCGACGATCTTGCCGTCGCGCAGCACCGGCTCGTTATGATAGAGCAGCGGTTCGGGATCGGTCAGGCGGAACTGCACAAGACGCCGTTCCAGTCCGTTTTCCTTTCTCCGCAGCACCGCGTCGCGCCCGATAAACGCAGGCTTGTCCAGCTTGACCGCAAACCCAAGACCCGCTTCCAGCACATGGTCCTCGGCGGTGATGTCGTGACCGAAGTGGCGAAAGCCCTTTTCGATGCGGCAGGTGTCCATCATGTGCATCCCGCACAGCTTGGCCCCTATCTGTTGGCCAGCGGCGTGCAATACTTCAAACACATGACCCGCCATATCGGCGCTGATATACACCTCCCAACCCAGTTCGCCCACATAGGTCACGCGGTGAACGCGGGCCAGTGCCATGCCAATCTCGATCTCTTGGGCCGTGCCGAAAGGGTTGGCTTCATTACTGAAATCCGCAGGCGACACCATCTGCAACAGTGTACGCGCGTTGGGGCCCATCACAGCCAGCACGGCCTCGGATGCTGTCACATCGGTCAGCACCACGTTATGATCGCCCCTGTTGCGCATCATCCACGTCTGGTCCGCCAGACGTGTGGCGGCGGGGGTGACGACCAGATAGGCGGTTTCGCTCAGGCGGGTCACGGTCACATCCGCCTCGATACCGCCGCGCGGGTTCAGAAACTGGGTGTAGACAATGCGCCCCACAGGCACGTCGTACTGGCCTCCGCCAATATGGTTCAGAAAGGCGCAGGCGTCCGGCCCCTCGACGCGGATCTTGCCAAAGGACGACATGTCGTAAATTCCGACATTCTCGCGCACGGCACGGTGTTCGACGGCAATGTTTTCAAAGAAAGTCTGGCGTTTCCAGCTATAGCTGTATTCCGGCACCTGACGTGCGTTTGCGAACCAGTTGGCACGCTCCCAACCCGCGAGTTCGCCCATAACCGCACCTTGTTCCAGCAGGTGGTGATGGAACGGCGTGCGCCGGATGCCGCGGGCGGTGGCCTTTTGACGGTAAGGAAAATGATCGGCGTAAAGCAGGCCAAGCGTTTCGGATGCGCGCGCGGCCAGATAGGTTTTGTTGCCCTGAAACGGCTGCATCCGCGCAATGTCGACGTCGCCCAGATCGAACGGCTTTTGACCCGCGTCCATCCACTGGGCCAACGCCATACCTGCGCCCCCCGCCGACTGGATGCCGATCGAGTTGAAGCCCGCCGCGACCCAGACATTGTCCATCTCGGGGGCAAGACCAAGATGGTAGGCATCATCGGGGGTGAAACTTTCGGGTCCGTTAAAGAACGTGTGAATCCCCGCCTCGGCCAGCATCGGCATCCGGTTTACCGCTGCCTCGAGGATCGGCTCGAAGTGGTCGAAATCCTCGGGCAGCTGATCGAATTCGAAATCGGCAGGGATGCCGTTCACGGCCCACGGTTTGCTGACCGGTTCAAAGGCACCCAGCATGATTTTGCCCGCATCTTCTTTGTAATAGGCGCATTCATCCGGCACCCGCAGCACTGGCATCGGGGTCAGTCCGGCGATGGGTTCCGAGACGATGTAGAAATGTTCGCAGGCTTGCAGCGGTACGTTGACACCCGCCATGCGGCCCACCTGATGGCCCCACATGCCGGCGCAATTCACAACCGCGTCGCAGGTGATGTGACCGCTGGTGCCATCCTCGCCCAGCCAGTCAACGCCAGTAACGCGGCGACCTGCGCGCGTGATGCCGGTGACTGCGGCGCGTTCTTGAATGCGCGCCCCACGCTGCCGCGCGCCCTTGGCCAGTGCCAGCGCGATGTTCGCCGGATCGCCCTGTCCGTCGAGCGGCAGGTAAACACCACCGGTGACGCCGTCGATATTCAGGTGCTCGTACTTTGCCTTAACCTCGGACGGGCTGATTTCTTCGACGGCCACACCAAATGCGCGGGCCATCGCAGCCTGACGGTGCAGTTCTTCGAGACGTTCATCGGTCAGCGCGGCAGTGATTGACCCCACCCGCTTGAACCCTGTGGCCACGCCTGTTTCATCTTCCAGATTGCCATAGAGTTCTTGGGAGTATTTGGCCAACTTGGTCATATTGGCAGTTGCGCGCAGTTGCGCGATCAGTCCGGCGGCGTGCCATGTGGTGCCCGATGTCAGCTGTTTGCGTTCCAGAAGAATAACGTCGGTCCAACCCAGTTGCGTCAGGTGATAGGCGACGGAACAACCGATAACCCCGCCACCGATGATGACAACGCGAGCAGTGCTTGGAAGATCAGGCATGAGAGGTCTCCGTCTGGGTTGCGCGGGTGGATCGGGGGCCAGCCCCCGAACCCCCGGGATAGATGGGGCCAAAAGAAATCAGGGTTTGGCGAGCGTGTGGCCTGCAGCGATCAGGCGGCGGGCGATTTCAGCGATATGGGCGGGCCCGACCTCGCAGCAGCCGCCGACGATGGTGGCACCCGCATCGATCCAAGCCATGACGTGATCGGCGTAGGTGGCAGGGGTCAGGTCGTGGCGGACTTGGAGGTCAGCAACGGTGGGGCGGGTTTGCAGGAACTCTTCGGTGATGCGCTGGAAGCCATTGGCGTAAGCGCCAAAGGGCAACGCGCCTTGAGACAAGATCGCAAGGGCCGCAGGGATTGCTTCGGGTGCCGAACAATTGATGAGGATGGCAGCCGCCTTGCCGCTGGCGATGGGCAGGATGTCCTGCACCGGTTCGCCCGAGCGCAGTTTGGTGCCGTCACGGTCATCGACAGTCAGCGCCAGCCAGACAGGTTTGCCGGCTTGACTCGCGCCGACCAGAACGCTGCGCGCATGGTCGAGGGACGCAACAGTTTCGCAGATCAGCAGATCGCAGGTGGGCGCCAGCAGGCCCGCCACTTCGGCATAGAGCGGGATGGCGGTGTCGGGGTCCGGATGCAGATCGGGGCGGTAGGACGCGACGAGCGGACCAATAGCCCCCGCCAGACGCGGCGCATTGCTGTCGCGCGCCTCGGTCAGGGCGCGGTCGATCAGAGTGTTGAACTGGTCATCCATATCCGTGCCGACCAACCGGTCGCGGTGGATGGCATAGGTGTTCGTGGTGGCGATAGTGGCCCCCGCTGCGGTAAAATCGCGGTGGACCTCTGCCACCATTCCAGGGTGATCAATCATCACTTGGGTAGACCACAGCGGCGTGGGCCTGTCGCCTGCGCGGTGGATCAGTTCCTGCCCCATGCCGCCGTCGAGAAGGGTAATTTGCGTCATCGTCTTTTTCCTGCGCAAGCTGATATGGCGGGTGCCGTATCAATCATTTCCTCAGGCCCGCAAGCGGTTGTTTTGCGGATCCCACAGAGGTTGGTCCGGCTGCACCACAGCGCCGTGTTTGACGCCGAAAATATCGACCTGCAACTTGGTGCCTGCCACTGCCAGATCGGCACGCACCATGCCCAGCGCGATAGAAGCGTTGACACGATAGCCCCAGTCGCCACTGGTGGTTTCGCCCACAATTTTACCGTCGTGCCACAGCGTGGACATATAGGGCGCGTCAGACTCGCCTGCGTCGACAATCAAAGTGACAAAGCGCTTTGCAGAGCCTTGTTGTTTTTCGTTGTGCAACGCCTGCTTGCCGGGAAAATCCTGCGGCTTGTCCAGTTTGACAAAACGGTCGAGACCGCCTTCGAACAGGGTGTAATCCGTACTAAGATCGCCCTTCCACGCGCGATAGCCTTTTTCGATGCGCATGGCGTTCAGGGCGTACATGCCAAAGGGTTTCGCCCCCGCACCGGTCACTGCCTGATACAGCGCCGCGATGTCCGCATTGGCCGCGTGAATTTCCCAGCCCAACTCACCTGCGAAAGATACACGCGCAAGGGCACAGGGAATGCCAGCCACGGTGGCGGTTTGATGCGACAGCCAAGGCGCGGTCAGATCGGCCTTGGTCTCCAACCGCGCGAACAGGGCGCGGCTGTTGGGTCCGGTGACGATCAGCGTTCCATACTTTCCCGTATGGTCAGTCAGGCCGAGCCCATCCGGCAACCCGTCGCGCAGCACATCCCGATCGTGCCATTGCGCGGTTGCTGCCGTAATCAGGGTGAACACGTCTTCGTCATGGCGCAGGATCGACATTTCCGTCAGGATGCGGCCACGGCTGTCGGGGAAATAGCCAAGGTTCATGCGCCCGATTTTGGGCAGGCCACCGGCGATTTTGCCACGCAGGTATTCGGCAGCCCCAGCGCCCGACAGATTGAACCGCGAGAACCCCGGCAGGTCGAGCACACCCACGTCGTCACGCACCGCTTCGACCTCTTCGCGCACGCGGTCGGTCCACGGGCCTGCGCGTTCCCAAGTCTGGGTGGCGGCTTCGCTTAGGTCATCGCCCTCTTGTGCGAACCAGTTGGCGCGCTCCCAACCGTTGTAGGCGCCCATGACACCGCCCTTGGCCAGCACCTGATCGTGGGCGGGCGACAGTTTACGGTCGCGCCCCGCAGGCCAGGAATGGTGCGGAAAGTGCATGGCGTATTCGTGGCCGTAGGTTTCCATCGCCTTTTGGTTGCAATAGTCCTGATCAGTATAGTCGGTGTAGCGGCGCGGGTCGCATGACCACATGTCCCATTCCGTCTGGCCCTCGGTCACCCATTCGGCCAGAACCTTACCGGCGCCGCCGCCTTGGGTGATGCCAAAGGTGAACACACAGGCCTCGAAGGCATTGGGCACGCCGGGCATCGGGCCAAGCAGTGGCAGGCCATCGGGGGCATAGGGTATGGGGCCGTTGATGACGCGGCCCACACCGGCAGTGCCAAGGATCGGCACGCGGGCCATCGCATCCTCGATGTACCATTCCAGCCGTTCCAGATCATCGGGATAAAGCTGAAAGCTGAAATCTTCGGGCATCGGGTCGTCGGGGGTGACCCAATGTGCGCGGCAGTTACGCTCGTATGGGCCAAGGTTCAGGCCGTTCTTGTCCTGCCGCAGGTAATACGAGCTGTCGACGTCGCGCAGCAGCGGCACTTTGCGACCATTCTCGCGGGTCCAGTCGGCCAGAGCCGGGATTTCTTCGGTCAGGAAATACTGGTGGCTCATCACCGTCATTGGCACCGTGCGCCCGCCAAAGGGCTTGAACCATTCACCGACACGCTGGGCGTAGTATCCGGCCGCGTTCACCACCTTTTCGCAGCGGATGTCGCCCTTATCTGTGTGAACAATCCATTCGCCGCCTTCGCGGCTGATGCCGGTGGCGGAGCAAAAGCGTTCGATGCGCGCACCCATTGTGCGGGCGCCCTTGGCCAGTGCCTGCGTCAGCTGCGCAGGGTCGATATCGCCGTCGTCAGGATCCCACAATGCGCCCGCCAGATCATGGGTTTCGATGAACGGATAACGGTCCTTGATGTCGCTGACCGCCATCATTTCCAGATCAAGCCCCTGATAGCGACCCATCGCGCGGGCGCGTTCAAATTCCTGCATCCGTTCGCGGGAATGGCCCAGCCGCACCGATCCGGTGACGTGATAATTCATCGGATAATCCACCGCCTCGGCCAGTCCGGCATAAAGACCCAGCGAATAGCGTTGCATGTTCATCACCGCCCAAGACGTACTGAAGCTGGGACAGTTGCCCGCCGCGTGCCATGTGCTGCCTGCGGTCAGTTCGTTCTTTTCCAGCAGAACACAATCCGTCCAGCCTGCCTTGGCCAGATGATAAAGCGCCGAGGTGCCGACGACGCCACCGCCGATGATGACGACACGGGCGGTGGTCGGAAATGTGCTCATGTATCCTGATCCTGCTGCGGGGTGATTTGGTAATAATCGCCCTTGTCTTGGGTAAAGATGTGGCGTTTCAGGGTAAGGTGCGTCGGGGCCTCAAGCGCGCCCAGCGCCACGCCGATTTCGTCTTCGGCATGGCTTTTCCAGAACAGTGACGACCCGCAAGTGGGGCAAAAGCCACGCTTGGCGGTGTCGCTGGCCGCGTACCAGCGCACGTCACCCTTTACCGCAAAGGCCGACAGCGGCACCTGAACGGATGCCCAGATATGGCCCGACTGCTTGCGGCACTGGGTACAGTGACAGGCAGCGGGGTCTTTGGCTGTTGCGGTGGCTGTGAACGTAACGCCGCCGCACAGGCAGCGGCCCGTCAGATTGGCCGGAGTTGATTTGTACATAAAGTCACCTTCAATACACAGGAGGAGCGATAACCCAGATCGCCACGGCAGGCCCATTATAGGGATTTATCCAGCGAAACGGCTCTCCACGGATGCGGAAGCTGTCACCGGGGTGAATGGTATAGCGGGTGCCTGCAATCTCGAGATCCAGCATACCCGAGACCAGATATCCGACCTCTTGCGTGGGGCGCGTCACCAGATCGACAATTTCGGACTGCGGCGCAAAGGTGGAATGCACCATTTCAAAGTCATCGGTCAGGTCGGGCGACAACAATTCCTCGACCAGTCCGGCGACGGGTGAACCGATGGGCCGCCGCGCGTCCTTGCGTACGATGTATCCGGCCTCGTTCACAGGGGCGGCGGCATGGCGGAACAACATCGACACCGACACCCCCAGATGCGCCGCGATGTGGCGCAGGTCGGTGATCGAGGGTTCGGACAGGTCGCGTTCCACCTGGCTAAGCCATCCAACCGAGCGGCCCAGCACATCCGCCATTTCCTGCAATGTGATCCCCCGCGCCTTGCGCAGCGCACGCAAATCCGCGCCCAGCGTTTTGGCAGTGTCAGGAGAAGATTGCAGCATGTACGACTCGCGGTGAAAATTGACCTTATAATTTCACGGTGCGTTAGCATGCATGAAAAATCAAGATGAAATTTCATGCATCACCGGTCAGCGTCCAAAAATCTCCGCCAGAATGCGACCCATTTCATCCGCATCGGTTTGGGTGAACGCATCGGGCTGGTCGCTGTCGATATCAAACACCGCGATCAACGCGCCGTTGCTGTCGTGAACAGGGATCACCAGTTCCGACCGCGTGCTGCTGGCACAGGCAATGTGATCGGCAAATGCCTCGACATCCGGCACCAGTTGCACCTGCCCCGTGCGCGCCGCCGCACCGCACACCCCACGCGAAAACGGGATTTGCAAACAGCCGTGACCGCCTTGATAGGGACCGATTTTCAACATCTCGGGGGCCGTGACGCGGTAAAAGCCCGTCCAATCGAACCGGTCGTCGGAATGATGCACCTCACAGGCGACGGTGGCCATCAGCGCGATAATATCATCCTCGCCGTCGGTCAACGATTGCAGCGTTCGGTCCAGCGTTTTGTAATCAACCATGAGAGGCGCCTTGTTGTCGGAAATGTGTGGATTCTTGTGCGATATTGCCTGTGACCTTCCATCTGTCAAATGCACCCGAGGCATTAAATCCCAGAACGGTCCCCGCTCGGTGGAAAACTGTGTTACACTACATTCAGCCGCGCAATCATGCGCGCATTTCTCCAACAGATCGGATATCAATGAAACTTCCAGATGGAATGAAACCCGCGCTTTTTGGCGCGGTCCTGGGCGCTATTGCGGTGTCGATCATCGGCTTTAACTGGGGCGGATGGGTCACGGGTAGTTCTGCCACAGAAATGTCCAACGAAGATTCGACGGCGGCGGTCGCTTTGGCACTGACCCCATACTGCGTCTTGAAATCAAAGAACGATCCAAAGTCTGGCGTGGTGATGGCGGAGCTTGCCGATGCCAACGACTGGAAACGCCGCAGCATCGTAGAAGATGCCGGCTGGGCCACACCGCTTGGGACTGAAAACCCGCACCGTGCACTTGCAGACTCGTGTCAGAGTGCGCTGTCCAACGACACTTGAATCACTGACTTGAGGGCGGCCCGCTAAGGCTGTCCCGTCCAAAGCCCTGAGCGGCGGTTACACCTGCTCAGGGCTTGAAAACTCTACATGCGCTCGATTGCGATGGCCGTGCCTTCGCCGCCGCCGATACAGATGGCGGCAATGCCCCGCTTGAGGTTGCGTTTTTCCAGAGCGTTCAGCAGCGTCACGATGATGCGCGCGCCAGATGCACCGATGGGATGGCCCAAAGCACAGGCACCACCGTTGACGTTCACGATGTCATGGCTCAGCCCCATTTCATGCATAAAGGCCAGAGGTACGACGGCAAATGCCTCGTTCACCTCCCACAGGTCCACGTCGTCTTTGGTCCAACCGATGCGTGCCAGCAGCTTTTGCGCGGCGGGCACGGGGGCTGTGGTGAACAATCCCGGTTCCTGCGCGTGGCTGGCGTGACCCAGAATACGGGCACGCACGGTCAGACCACCCGCCTTGGCCGTTTCGGCAGAGCAGAGAACCAGCGCCGCGGCCCCGTCCGAAATCGAAGACGAGTTGGCCGCTGTGACAGTGCCGCCTTCGCGAAATGCAGGTTTAAGTTGTGGGATTTTCTCGGGGCGGGCGTTTGCGGGCTGTTCATCCGCACTGACGGTTACGGAGCCCTTGCGTGATTTGACGTCCATTGCCGCAATTTCATCGGCAAAAGCACCGCTGCTTTGCGCCTCTAGTGCGCGGGTCAGCGACGCCAGCGCAAATTCGTCTTGTTTTTCCCGGGTGAACTGGAATGCCTCGGCGCAGTCTTCGGCAAAGGTGCCCATCAGGCGCCCCTTGTCATAGGCGTCTTCAAGCCCATCCAGAAACATATGATCAACTGTCTTGCCGTGACCCAGACGAGCGCCTGCGCGCATTTGCGGCAGCAGATAGGGCGCCTGACTCATGCTTTCCATGCCGCCCGCAACCATCAGACCGGTGTGACCCAACGCGATCTGGTCAAAGGCGATCATCGCTGCTTTCATGCCTGATCCGCACATCTTGTTCAGCGTGGTGGCAGGCACTTCTTTGCCCAGACCGGCGGCAAAACCCGCTTGGCGCGCGGGGGCCTGCCCCTGACCGGCAGGCAATACGCAGCCCATCAAAACTTCGTCCACCGTATCCGCGCCTGCACCGGCCAGTGCAGCGCGGATGGCCGCTCCGCCCAGTTCGGAGGCCGTCAAACCGGAAAGCGCGCCCTGAAAGCCGCCCATCGGTGTGCGCGAGGCGCCGGAAATGATCACTTCAGTCATAGTTCACCTTCTGATTGTTCTACCCGTGGTTACGGGTTGGTAAGATTTGCGGCCTAATCATGGTCGCGAGCCTAGGACATGAGGGATTATTATGGAACTCTCGAGTAAAACAGAAGACCAAGTACGCATTGTAACGGTCAAGGACACGCGGATCGACGCCGCCGTGGCGATCGAATTCAAGGACGCGATGCGGGCCGCAACTGACGATGGCCCCGATCTGGTCGTGCTGGATCTGGCTGCGGTTGGCTTTATCGACTCCAGCGGGTTGGGCGCGATTGTCGCCGCGATGAAACATCTGGCCCCACAACGCAAGCTGGCGCTGGCGGGGCTGACACCTCCCGTGGACAAGGTGTTCAGGCTAACACGCATGGATTCGGTGTTCAGTCTTTACCCCACACTGGACGATGCGCGCAGCGCGCTGGCGACCTGAGGTGGCAATGTTGGCTGAAAGCCCGATCCCCCCCGTCCACGCTTCGCTGCCCGAGGTTCGGATAAACGTCGACAGCGGGCCACAAGCCGCGCGGCAAGCGCTGGACCAGCTTAAGCGCAATCTTGCGCCACTGTCGCTTGATATCGAAGAGTTTGGGGCGGTCGAACTGGTACTGGCCGAGGCGATGAACAATATTTGCGAACACGCCTATGCGGCGGGTGCCC encodes:
- the rarD gene encoding EamA family transporter RarD — encoded protein: MRTPPAPNVQAPSGDTPQGLGFALGAYILWGFLPLYLKAVSHIPAAEVVAHRIIWAVPIAGALLIALGRTRDLRTALRSPRTLAMGCVTAGLITINWGIYVWAIAENRALDAALGYYINPLFSVALGALLLGEKLDRLQLAAVGLALCAVVVLAATLGSVPWAAIAITVSWGFYALAKKQLPIGPNQGFLLEVLILLVPALAYVGYLNTTGQSHFATGDARDTWLLLGCGVVTAVPLILYANGAKRLRLTTIGVLQYVAPTMIFLVAVFVFQEPFGQARMIAFPMIWGALVLYTISMIRQMRGRGA
- a CDS encoding GcvT family protein translates to MPDLPSTARVVIIGGGVIGCSVAYHLTQLGWTDVILLERKQLTSGTTWHAAGLIAQLRATANMTKLAKYSQELYGNLEDETGVATGFKRVGSITAALTDERLEELHRQAAMARAFGVAVEEISPSEVKAKYEHLNIDGVTGGVYLPLDGQGDPANIALALAKGARQRGARIQERAAVTGITRAGRRVTGVDWLGEDGTSGHITCDAVVNCAGMWGHQVGRMAGVNVPLQACEHFYIVSEPIAGLTPMPVLRVPDECAYYKEDAGKIMLGAFEPVSKPWAVNGIPADFEFDQLPEDFDHFEPILEAAVNRMPMLAEAGIHTFFNGPESFTPDDAYHLGLAPEMDNVWVAAGFNSIGIQSAGGAGMALAQWMDAGQKPFDLGDVDIARMQPFQGNKTYLAARASETLGLLYADHFPYRQKATARGIRRTPFHHHLLEQGAVMGELAGWERANWFANARQVPEYSYSWKRQTFFENIAVEHRAVRENVGIYDMSSFGKIRVEGPDACAFLNHIGGGQYDVPVGRIVYTQFLNPRGGIEADVTVTRLSETAYLVVTPAATRLADQTWMMRNRGDHNVVLTDVTASEAVLAVMGPNARTLLQMVSPADFSNEANPFGTAQEIEIGMALARVHRVTYVGELGWEVYISADMAGHVFEVLHAAGQQIGAKLCGMHMMDTCRIEKGFRHFGHDITAEDHVLEAGLGFAVKLDKPAFIGRDAVLRRKENGLERRLVQFRLTDPEPLLYHNEPVLRDGKIVGHLSSGAYGHHFGVAMGMGYVPCAGQSVAEVLGSSYEVDVAGRRYAAEVSLKPFYDPTGARTKV
- a CDS encoding homocysteine S-methyltransferase family protein, whose protein sequence is MTQITLLDGGMGQELIHRAGDRPTPLWSTQVMIDHPGMVAEVHRDFTAAGATIATTNTYAIHRDRLVGTDMDDQFNTLIDRALTEARDSNAPRLAGAIGPLVASYRPDLHPDPDTAIPLYAEVAGLLAPTCDLLICETVASLDHARSVLVGASQAGKPVWLALTVDDRDGTKLRSGEPVQDILPIASGKAAAILINCSAPEAIPAALAILSQGALPFGAYANGFQRITEEFLQTRPTVADLQVRHDLTPATYADHVMAWIDAGATIVGGCCEVGPAHIAEIARRLIAAGHTLAKP
- a CDS encoding GcvT family protein codes for the protein MSTFPTTARVVIIGGGVVGTSALYHLAKAGWTDCVLLEKNELTAGSTWHAAGNCPSFSTSWAVMNMQRYSLGLYAGLAEAVDYPMNYHVTGSVRLGHSRERMQEFERARAMGRYQGLDLEMMAVSDIKDRYPFIETHDLAGALWDPDDGDIDPAQLTQALAKGARTMGARIERFCSATGISREGGEWIVHTDKGDIRCEKVVNAAGYYAQRVGEWFKPFGGRTVPMTVMSHQYFLTEEIPALADWTRENGRKVPLLRDVDSSYYLRQDKNGLNLGPYERNCRAHWVTPDDPMPEDFSFQLYPDDLERLEWYIEDAMARVPILGTAGVGRVINGPIPYAPDGLPLLGPMPGVPNAFEACVFTFGITQGGGAGKVLAEWVTEGQTEWDMWSCDPRRYTDYTDQDYCNQKAMETYGHEYAMHFPHHSWPAGRDRKLSPAHDQVLAKGGVMGAYNGWERANWFAQEGDDLSEAATQTWERAGPWTDRVREEVEAVRDDVGVLDLPGFSRFNLSGAGAAEYLRGKIAGGLPKIGRMNLGYFPDSRGRILTEMSILRHDEDVFTLITAATAQWHDRDVLRDGLPDGLGLTDHTGKYGTLIVTGPNSRALFARLETKADLTAPWLSHQTATVAGIPCALARVSFAGELGWEIHAANADIAALYQAVTGAGAKPFGMYALNAMRIEKGYRAWKGDLSTDYTLFEGGLDRFVKLDKPQDFPGKQALHNEKQQGSAKRFVTLIVDAGESDAPYMSTLWHDGKIVGETTSGDWGYRVNASIALGMVRADLAVAGTKLQVDIFGVKHGAVVQPDQPLWDPQNNRLRA
- a CDS encoding GFA family protein, yielding MYKSTPANLTGRCLCGGVTFTATATAKDPAACHCTQCRKQSGHIWASVQVPLSAFAVKGDVRWYAASDTAKRGFCPTCGSSLFWKSHAEDEIGVALGALEAPTHLTLKRHIFTQDKGDYYQITPQQDQDT
- a CDS encoding helix-turn-helix domain-containing protein, which produces MLQSSPDTAKTLGADLRALRKARGITLQEMADVLGRSVGWLSQVERDLSEPSITDLRHIAAHLGVSVSMLFRHAAAPVNEAGYIVRKDARRPIGSPVAGLVEELLSPDLTDDFEMVHSTFAPQSEIVDLVTRPTQEVGYLVSGMLDLEIAGTRYTIHPGDSFRIRGEPFRWINPYNGPAVAIWVIAPPVY
- a CDS encoding GAF domain-containing protein; the encoded protein is MVDYKTLDRTLQSLTDGEDDIIALMATVACEVHHSDDRFDWTGFYRVTAPEMLKIGPYQGGHGCLQIPFSRGVCGAAARTGQVQLVPDVEAFADHIACASSTRSELVIPVHDSNGALIAVFDIDSDQPDAFTQTDADEMGRILAEIFGR
- a CDS encoding thiolase family protein, with the translated sequence MTEVIISGASRTPMGGFQGALSGLTASELGGAAIRAALAGAGADTVDEVLMGCVLPAGQGQAPARQAGFAAGLGKEVPATTLNKMCGSGMKAAMIAFDQIALGHTGLMVAGGMESMSQAPYLLPQMRAGARLGHGKTVDHMFLDGLEDAYDKGRLMGTFAEDCAEAFQFTREKQDEFALASLTRALEAQSSGAFADEIAAMDVKSRKGSVTVSADEQPANARPEKIPQLKPAFREGGTVTAANSSSISDGAAALVLCSAETAKAGGLTVRARILGHASHAQEPGLFTTAPVPAAQKLLARIGWTKDDVDLWEVNEAFAVVPLAFMHEMGLSHDIVNVNGGACALGHPIGASGARIIVTLLNALEKRNLKRGIAAICIGGGEGTAIAIERM
- a CDS encoding STAS domain-containing protein produces the protein MELSSKTEDQVRIVTVKDTRIDAAVAIEFKDAMRAATDDGPDLVVLDLAAVGFIDSSGLGAIVAAMKHLAPQRKLALAGLTPPVDKVFRLTRMDSVFSLYPTLDDARSALAT